The following is a genomic window from Desulfurobacteriaceae bacterium.
TATTTTATAATTTAATCCACTAAACTTTCTATACATTTCATTTTTTAGGAATGTAAGTCCTTCTAAAAATTTTCCTTCATCCGAAGCTCGCAGAAAAGATATAAACCTGTATCTACCTGCAACTTTAGAAATTGGGGCAGGGGATAGTTTCGGAACATAAAAGAAATTCAAAAGTTTTTCTCTAACACTATTAAACTTTTCCTCCAGTCTTTGGAAACGGGTAACATCTTCAAGCTGAAACTCTAAGAGGACACTCTTTACGAAAGGTGGATAGTTCAAAAGTTTTCTCGTTTCCATTTCCTCTTTGTAAAACTCTTGAAACTTATATTCAGTTGCAAACTTTATAGCTGGCAAGTCAGGGTTGAAAGCCTGAACAATAGCAGCCCCAGGTTTAAACCTTCCAGCCCTTCCCGTAGTGTGAACTATCGTTTGAAATATTCTCTCAGAAACTTTAAAATCGGGCGCTCCCCCTAAAAAGTCTGCCATAAGTATTCCAACAAGAGTAAGTTTCGGAAAGTTGTGACTTTTACTAACAATTTGTGTCCCAACTATTACATCATATTTACCTTCTTTGATATCTTTTATGAGTTTAGATCCTACCTTCGGATCTTTTACGGTATCTTGATCTAACCTAACCACTCTGAACTCAGGATACAAAATACGAATTTCCTCCTCTACCCTTTCTGTGCCATAACCTTTAAATTCAAGTCTTGATTTACAAACAGGACATCTGTAAATAGGTTTATATCTCCTTCCACAAATGTGACAAATTAGCTTTTTCTCTCGCTTGTGGTACACAAGAGGAACAGCACAATCACCACATTCAATCGTAAAACCACAATTAGGACAAAAAGATGTTGCAAAGAAACCTCTTCTATTAATAAATAGAAGAACTTGTTCCCCTTTCTTTACTGTGTTTTCTAAAGAAGTCAAAAGTTCCTTTGAAAAGATGGAAACTCTACTTGCCTTTTGTAGATTAACAACTTTTATAAATGGAAGAGGCACGGTAGAAACTCTCTCTTTAAGTTCCAGTTTTTCTATTTTTCCTTTCTCAACTTTGTAAAAAGTTTCAATGGAAGGCGTAGCAGACACTAAAATGATTGGGAATTTTTCAACTTCTGATCTTCTTAAAGCAACATCTCTTGCATTGTAGTAAGGTTTCTGATGTTCTTTATAAGAACTGTCTTGTTCTTCATCAACGATTATCAATCCGAGATCTTTTATTGGAAGAAGTACCGATATCCTAGTTCCAATAAAAACCTTACTTTCTCCTCTTACCGCTTTTAACCAAACTGAAATCTTTTCCTTTTCTTTTAACTTCCCATGATAGATTCCAATGTTCTTTCCAAAGTAACTTTCAACCCTTGCTCTAAGTTCAGGAGTTAGAAGTAGTTCTGGAACTAAAATCAAAACCGACTTTCCTCTTTTTACATACTCTTCCGCTACTTTAAGGTAAACCTCCATTTTCCCAGAACCTGTAATGCCATAAAGAAGAAACTTTCCTGAAGAAGCTCCCGTCAATTTTTCAAAAGCTTTCTGTTGTGACGGAGTAAGTCTTATCTTTCTATCATCAACAAGGTCTTGAGGTTTATTCTCAAGAATGACCCTTTCTTCCACTATTTCAATAATTCCCTTATCCACAAGCCTTTTAATCACTTGACTGTCAAATCCAATCTCACGAAGATCTTTCAAACCAACTTTCTTATAAACTTTTAAGTACTCAAGCAACTCTTTTGCTCTAGTGCCCTTAACATCTTTTTCATTTACGAGAACAGCAAACTTCTCTGTTGGAATAGAATCTTTCTTTATAGACTCTTCTTTCTCTAAAATTCCTTTAGCAATCAAAGCTTTAAGAACACCATAAAAGTTCGAAAGCTTTACTCTTTTCTTCAATGAAGAAATTTTTGAAGATTTAACGTTTTTAAGAACTTCTATTACTTTTCTTTCAGAAGGAGTCAATTTCAAAGAAAACTTTTCTGTTTTTAGTTTGACAGTGAAAGACTCTGAAACAACAAATCCAGATGGGAGAAAAGAAAACAGAGTTTCCCCCAAAGAAGCGCAATAATAATCAGCAACCCATCTTGCCACTTCTAAAGTTTTTTCCGTAAAAAGCGAAAAATCATCGGGGATATCAAAAAGTTCTTTTATCTTTTCAAGTGGAAAGTCGTCATCAACTTTCTCTTTTACGGAAACTATTATTCCCGTTTTCAGTAAATCACTTTTTCCAAAAGGGACTATAACTCTTTTTCCGACTGCTGGAGGATTTGAAACAACTTTTGGAACTTTATAATAAAAAGTTGAGTCAATAGGAAGATCTAAGGCTACTTCCACAAACAACTAATCTTTCCTCGCCCTTACGGTTGAACCTATTGCCATAAGTAAAAGTAAAAGTCCGGAAATTACAGCAAGAAGAATCACAAATATCTTTAACATCCTAAACCTCGTTTCGAATAAATGAATTTATTACCTCTGATAGTTTCTCCATAGAATATTTAGAAACAGCTTCCTTTCGGGCAAGATTCCCAAGCTTTCTCAAATCTTTAAGAATAATTCTCTCTATACCTTTACTTAAAAGATTCTCATTAAGATCAACCACTTCCCCGAACTCCTTTTTAACTATCTCAGGAAGAACCCCTACATTTGTGACAATGATCGGCCTACCACAAGCCATAAATTCCAAAGGAACCCTTGCTATCATTTCAGAACCAATAGACGAAACAACGCCTATATCAACTGCTGACATTATGTCAACAATATCTTTCCTTTTTTCCGGAATGAAAATGACTTTATCGGAGATTTTTAAACTTTCAGCAAGACCTTTAAGTTCTGAAAGTTTTATATTTTTTTCTTCTCCAACAACTAAACCTTTTACATCTAACCCCTTCTTTAAAAGAATAGACAAGGATTTTAAAAAAAGAGCATGCCCTTTTACAGGGTCTAACCTTCCTACAATTCCTAAGAGTATTGAACTTTCTACCTTTAACTCTTTTCTTATTCTTTCTCTTCCAGATTTTGAGAACCTAAACTTTTCTGTATCTACTGCCCCATGAACGAAAACTTTTGGAATATTTATAACAACATTGTTTAAGAGTTGTTTTGAAGAAAGAATGACTCCATCAACAAACTTTTCGTGTAGAAACCTGTTTAAAACGGTATCTCTAATACCCTTTGCTTCGCCATGAATTCTAAATAGTTTAAAACCCAACTTTTTTTTAAGAAGTGACGCAAAAAGTAGCTCGTCCCCACGTATAGTTATAACAATATCTGGATTAAACTCTTCCAAAACCCTCTTTAAAGAGAAGAAAGGTTTAAAAGGTAAACTTTTTCTTGGATCTTCAATATAAAAAAAGGAAAGTCCTAAGCTTTTTACCTCTTTTTCTGCAGGATAACCTTTTAAAACTGCACAGGCAACGCTACCTTTTAAAATTTTTGCTACTTTTATCCCCAAATCTGTTAAGGCACTGTGCCATCTTTCGTCAAGAACGACGAGAGTTTTCATTCTTTTCTATCTCCCAAAGCTTTAAATACTTTAAAAAGGAATAGTAAGAACTCATGACGCTCACAACGAAACCCTCAAAACCGTCTAAAAACCCTTTTTTCAAAAAATACCTCCTTAAAAAAGCTCCAATGGGAGACGTAATAAGCTTTATGTAAGAAAACCTCTTTCCTTTCTTGTAAAGTCCTTTTGCATAAAGGGTCGTGTAGAGATCTACCTTTCTCAAATGGTCAGATATGGAAGGATAAGAATAATGGAGTAAGTCTCCCTTTAAATATCCAACTTTTCCTTCTACCCTTAAAGACTCGTGAACTAAATCCCCAACCCAAACACACTTTTTTCTCTTCGCAAGTCTTAAATGCCAGTCTGGATACCAAGCGTGTTTTATCCATTTCCCAAGGTAGTTGGTTAAACGATTCACATAATACCCATCAAAGCTTTTTTCCTTTAGCTTTACTTTTTTTATTTCTTCTTTCAATTCTTCGCTTAAGACCTCGTCATCGTCTATGAATAAAACCCACTCTTTTGTACAAAGGGAAAGAAGGTAATTTTTCTGGTTAACAAAGTTATCAAACTTCCTTGTATAGACCTTAGCCCCAAAGCTTTTAACTATTTCCAAAGTTTTGTCCTTTGAACCAGAATCAACAACAATGATTTCGTCAGCAATATCTTTAATACTACTTAGAACTTCTTCTATACACCTTTCAGAATTGAAGGTTAAAATTGCCACACTAAGACTCAAAGAACTTTACCTCTCTTAAAGACTTTATAAACCTTGTAACCAATTTTTGTGGAAAAAGTGAAAAGCCTCCCAAGAACGGTGAAAATGTCTTTACCAAGAGAAACTCTGGGAAGCTCCTTAGGATCTTCTGTTTCATCTATAAAACCTTTTTTTACCGTAAAGATATACTTGTAAATATTACCAGCTATTTTTTTGCTAAACTCTGAATAGTGTCCAAAGGGCCAAGCAAATGTATTAACTTCTATTCCAAGTTTTTTCTCTATTTCTTTCTTAGATGAAACCAAGATATTTTCTATCCTTTTCTTTGCTTCTTCTTTTGTCTCAAAATATCCAAGCCTTCTAAAGCTTTTACCAATTTCTTTTCTTAATGCACTCTTCCAGTTTCCTTCTTTAGGAAAAGTTTTACAGAATTCCAAAAGTTCTTTAGAAGGAAAAAACTTTCTTACATCAAGTTCACTTCGCGTTGGAAAAAAGGGAAGTCCAACGAAAGGTTCTGAACCACCGTAAATATACATTGTCCATTTTGGATTTGTGCCATCGTAAAAGTCAACAATCCTTTCATCATTAGGAAAAGAGAGATGGTCTTTCCCATGAGCACCAAAAGTGAAAATATCCTTCATCTTCTCCATCTCTTCCCACGAGAGAAACTCAGAAGATTTCCCCTTTTTCAAAAATTCCTCGTGAGCTTCAGCCATTGAAGTAGGAGAAAAAAGTTCGTTTTCTGCTACCTTTCCTTTCCAATAGTCTAATAGCGTTTTCCTAACACCGCTTTTCAAAATTCTACCTGAGGACACGAAAATGTGTGCAGGAACTCCCATTTTCTTTAGAATCGGATATGCATAGACAAAGTTATCAGCATAGCCATCATCAAAAGTAATTGCACAACGAGGCTTTTTGTCTTTTTCTTCTAAAATAGCTTCTAAAGGAACTATTTTGAAATGGGTTCTTATTAGCTTTAAAGCTTTTTCGAAAGTTGACAGCGTTAAGTCATCCATTTTGGACTTTCTCGTCGGATAAACCCTGTGAAGAAAAAAGACAACATCTTTCATAAATTCCTCTCTTACTCTCTTAATTGTTTTCAGACTGTTATAATAAACATCATGAAACTAATACTACCATCACCAGCAAAAATTAACCTTTCCCTTTGGGTAAAGGGGAAGAGGACTGACGGTTACCACGAAATTATAACCGTTATGCATACTATAAACCTCATAGACACTATTTCCTTTTTACCTGCTGATAGACTTGAATTTTCAATAAAAGGTAACAACAGCTTACCTTTAGGAAAGGATAATCTAATAATTAAAGCTTGCAAACTCTTTGAGGAAAAAACAGGAATAAAGCCAAAAGTTAAGATTACTTTAGAAAAAAAGATTCCCGTGGGAGCAGGCCTTGGAGGAGGAAGTTCAAACGCCGCAACAACCCTTAAAGGATTAAACATAATATACGGAAAACCTTTAAAAGAAGAGGAACTTTTTGAATTAGCAACTCAGTTAGGTAGTGATGTTCCCTTTTTCTTAAAAGGTGGACTAGCTATAGCCTATGGAAGAGGAGAAAAGTTAAAAAACTACAAGAAAGGGAATTTTAAGATTTTACTAGTTTATCCTTACTTTTCCTGTTCTACAAAAGAGGTTTACGAAGCTATGCCTCCTGTGAAAAAGGATGTCAGCTTAGAGGATGCTGAACAACTAATTGTTATGCCTCTTCTTACAGAGAACTTAAAAGAGCTAGAAGAAAACATGGAAAACGACCTAGAATTATCTAAAGCCTTGTGCATTACACAAGTTAAAGAAGTTAAGAAAGCTCTAGAGGCTATAGGACTTAAGGCATTAATGAGTGGAAGTGGATCTTCGGTCTTTGCTCTAATAAAAGAGGAAAAAATTGACCTTACCCCCTTGAAAAAATTCGGATGGTGGATTAAATTACTGTCAGCAATATAGCTGGGGCGTAGCCAAGCGGTAAGGCAGCGGACTTTGGAT
Proteins encoded in this region:
- a CDS encoding polysaccharide deacetylase family protein, whose protein sequence is MKDVVFFLHRVYPTRKSKMDDLTLSTFEKALKLIRTHFKIVPLEAILEEKDKKPRCAITFDDGYADNFVYAYPILKKMGVPAHIFVSSGRILKSGVRKTLLDYWKGKVAENELFSPTSMAEAHEEFLKKGKSSEFLSWEEMEKMKDIFTFGAHGKDHLSFPNDERIVDFYDGTNPKWTMYIYGGSEPFVGLPFFPTRSELDVRKFFPSKELLEFCKTFPKEGNWKSALRKEIGKSFRRLGYFETKEEAKKRIENILVSSKKEIEKKLGIEVNTFAWPFGHYSEFSKKIAGNIYKYIFTVKKGFIDETEDPKELPRVSLGKDIFTVLGRLFTFSTKIGYKVYKVFKRGKVL
- the ispE gene encoding 4-(cytidine 5'-diphospho)-2-C-methyl-D-erythritol kinase; this translates as MKLILPSPAKINLSLWVKGKRTDGYHEIITVMHTINLIDTISFLPADRLEFSIKGNNSLPLGKDNLIIKACKLFEEKTGIKPKVKITLEKKIPVGAGLGGGSSNAATTLKGLNIIYGKPLKEEELFELATQLGSDVPFFLKGGLAIAYGRGEKLKNYKKGNFKILLVYPYFSCSTKEVYEAMPPVKKDVSLEDAEQLIVMPLLTENLKELEENMENDLELSKALCITQVKEVKKALEAIGLKALMSGSGSSVFALIKEEKIDLTPLKKFGWWIKLLSAI
- a CDS encoding glycosyltransferase, which codes for MKTLVVLDERWHSALTDLGIKVAKILKGSVACAVLKGYPAEKEVKSLGLSFFYIEDPRKSLPFKPFFSLKRVLEEFNPDIVITIRGDELLFASLLKKKLGFKLFRIHGEAKGIRDTVLNRFLHEKFVDGVILSSKQLLNNVVINIPKVFVHGAVDTEKFRFSKSGRERIRKELKVESSILLGIVGRLDPVKGHALFLKSLSILLKKGLDVKGLVVGEEKNIKLSELKGLAESLKISDKVIFIPEKRKDIVDIMSAVDIGVVSSIGSEMIARVPLEFMACGRPIIVTNVGVLPEIVKKEFGEVVDLNENLLSKGIERIILKDLRKLGNLARKEAVSKYSMEKLSEVINSFIRNEV
- a CDS encoding glycosyltransferase family 2 protein → MAILTFNSERCIEEVLSSIKDIADEIIVVDSGSKDKTLEIVKSFGAKVYTRKFDNFVNQKNYLLSLCTKEWVLFIDDDEVLSEELKEEIKKVKLKEKSFDGYYVNRLTNYLGKWIKHAWYPDWHLRLAKRKKCVWVGDLVHESLRVEGKVGYLKGDLLHYSYPSISDHLRKVDLYTTLYAKGLYKKGKRFSYIKLITSPIGAFLRRYFLKKGFLDGFEGFVVSVMSSYYSFLKYLKLWEIEKNENSRRS
- the priA gene encoding primosomal protein N', which translates into the protein MEVALDLPIDSTFYYKVPKVVSNPPAVGKRVIVPFGKSDLLKTGIIVSVKEKVDDDFPLEKIKELFDIPDDFSLFTEKTLEVARWVADYYCASLGETLFSFLPSGFVVSESFTVKLKTEKFSLKLTPSERKVIEVLKNVKSSKISSLKKRVKLSNFYGVLKALIAKGILEKEESIKKDSIPTEKFAVLVNEKDVKGTRAKELLEYLKVYKKVGLKDLREIGFDSQVIKRLVDKGIIEIVEERVILENKPQDLVDDRKIRLTPSQQKAFEKLTGASSGKFLLYGITGSGKMEVYLKVAEEYVKRGKSVLILVPELLLTPELRARVESYFGKNIGIYHGKLKEKEKISVWLKAVRGESKVFIGTRISVLLPIKDLGLIIVDEEQDSSYKEHQKPYYNARDVALRRSEVEKFPIILVSATPSIETFYKVEKGKIEKLELKERVSTVPLPFIKVVNLQKASRVSIFSKELLTSLENTVKKGEQVLLFINRRGFFATSFCPNCGFTIECGDCAVPLVYHKREKKLICHICGRRYKPIYRCPVCKSRLEFKGYGTERVEEEIRILYPEFRVVRLDQDTVKDPKVGSKLIKDIKEGKYDVIVGTQIVSKSHNFPKLTLVGILMADFLGGAPDFKVSERIFQTIVHTTGRAGRFKPGAAIVQAFNPDLPAIKFATEYKFQEFYKEEMETRKLLNYPPFVKSVLLEFQLEDVTRFQRLEEKFNSVREKLLNFFYVPKLSPAPISKVAGRYRFISFLRASDEGKFLEGLTFLKNEMYRKFSGLNYKIEVDPVRIV